The following coding sequences are from one Salvia hispanica cultivar TCC Black 2014 chromosome 3, UniMelb_Shisp_WGS_1.0, whole genome shotgun sequence window:
- the LOC125216266 gene encoding uncharacterized protein LOC125216266 isoform X2, giving the protein MACWSAENATNAYLRTMKMGESAKEPNAAEFISAMAAGNNAQLMVVACSGAADSTALALLAAAQQTGGRLVCIVRGRDELLASTAALGHNAGSIEFEAGDAKALLPGYYKDSDFIAIDCNLESHEEIIGAAVREAHGNAIVLGYNAFCRETWRSSPSRTQLLPIGEGLLLTRVAAPAKRGKSNWIVKVDQCTGEEHVFRVRSSVGRSIRA; this is encoded by the exons ATGGCTTGCTGGTCTGCTGAAAATGCCACCAATGCCTATCTCAGAACCATGAAAATG GGAGAGAGTGCTAAAGAGCCAAATGCAGCAGAGTTCATCTCAGCCATGGCAGCAGGGAACAATGCTCAGCTCATGGTGGTTGCCTGCAGCGGAGCTGCAGACTCCACCGCCCTCGCCCTCCTTGCTGCAGCGCAGCAGACAGGAGGGCGCCTCGTCTGCATTGTCCGAGGGCGGGACGAGCTCCTGGCCTCGACAGCCGCCCTCGGCCACAATGCAGGCAGCATTGAGTTCGAGGCAGGGGACGCCAAGGCACTCCTGCCCGGCTACTACAAGGACTCGGACTTCATCGCCATCGACTGCAACCTCGAGAGCCACGAGGAGATCATAGGGGCCGCTGTTCGAGAGGCACACGGGAACGCCATCGTGCTCGGGTACAATGCCTTCTGCAGGGAGACGTGGCGCAGCAGCCCCTCGCGCACGCAGCTGCTGCCCATCGGGGAAGGGCTGCTGCTCACGAGAGTCGCAGCGCCCGCGAAGAGGGGTAAGAGTAACTGGATTGTGAAGGTGGATCAGTGCACCGGTGAAGAGCATGTGTTCAGGGTCAGATCCTCTGTGGGGAGATCCATCAGAGCTTGA
- the LOC125216266 gene encoding uncharacterized protein LOC125216266 isoform X1 produces MPLPLSLFTHIYSLTRVEQITFTTTVHYCSSASPNSHFFCQKMACWSAENATNAYLRTMKMGESAKEPNAAEFISAMAAGNNAQLMVVACSGAADSTALALLAAAQQTGGRLVCIVRGRDELLASTAALGHNAGSIEFEAGDAKALLPGYYKDSDFIAIDCNLESHEEIIGAAVREAHGNAIVLGYNAFCRETWRSSPSRTQLLPIGEGLLLTRVAAPAKRGKSNWIVKVDQCTGEEHVFRVRSSVGRSIRA; encoded by the exons ATGCCTttgcctctctctctcttcacacatatatattccTTAACAAGAGTTGAGCAAATCACCTTCACCACCACAGTCCATTACTGCTCTTCAGCCTCACCAAattcccattttttttgtcagAAAATGGCTTGCTGGTCTGCTGAAAATGCCACCAATGCCTATCTCAGAACCATGAAAATG GGAGAGAGTGCTAAAGAGCCAAATGCAGCAGAGTTCATCTCAGCCATGGCAGCAGGGAACAATGCTCAGCTCATGGTGGTTGCCTGCAGCGGAGCTGCAGACTCCACCGCCCTCGCCCTCCTTGCTGCAGCGCAGCAGACAGGAGGGCGCCTCGTCTGCATTGTCCGAGGGCGGGACGAGCTCCTGGCCTCGACAGCCGCCCTCGGCCACAATGCAGGCAGCATTGAGTTCGAGGCAGGGGACGCCAAGGCACTCCTGCCCGGCTACTACAAGGACTCGGACTTCATCGCCATCGACTGCAACCTCGAGAGCCACGAGGAGATCATAGGGGCCGCTGTTCGAGAGGCACACGGGAACGCCATCGTGCTCGGGTACAATGCCTTCTGCAGGGAGACGTGGCGCAGCAGCCCCTCGCGCACGCAGCTGCTGCCCATCGGGGAAGGGCTGCTGCTCACGAGAGTCGCAGCGCCCGCGAAGAGGGGTAAGAGTAACTGGATTGTGAAGGTGGATCAGTGCACCGGTGAAGAGCATGTGTTCAGGGTCAGATCCTCTGTGGGGAGATCCATCAGAGCTTGA